In the Eptesicus fuscus isolate TK198812 chromosome 22, DD_ASM_mEF_20220401, whole genome shotgun sequence genome, tcaAAGAATAACACAGCAAAATCTGTGTATCTGCCACACAGAATAAACCAACATTAACATTTAGGAATGTTTTCTTCAGATCCCTTATTGAATGGAGGAGTGAAGAAATGACTCcacaagttaattgtcaactttGCATATGCTCTTCTCTGGTGCGCGTTTCCTCTATCCCTCCACAGAGGCGACATGATCACGAATTTGTTGTCTAGTCAGTGCTTTTGTTTTCATGACAGATTTAAATATTCAAAGACAATACACAGTATTTAGTGTTATCTTTATTTGCCCTGCCACTTGCTTTTTTACCAACATTTTCTAACCTATCCATGTAGATGCTTCATTTATTATAACTGCTACTTAGTATCCCATCATGtgaaaaaaacaatttatttatattttttcctactgAGGGGTATTCAGAACGTTACCaaattttttctattataaatcaTGCTGTAGTTAATATTctcacatatattatatatgtctcctcaTGCATGTTGAATTTCTCCTGCTCTTGTTCATCAGGCTGCCCTAGccataaaaaaatgtaatggcCTATCTCCAATATTTCTATGTATCTTTACAAATTATGAAAATGTCCTATTATACTAATACATAATGTTTAACAtaaaatgtgatatttttcttaaaagataaaataaataaatacaaagttcTATTATTTTCTTCCCACATCCCATTTTAATTGCTGGGTTATAGGATATAGACATGGTCatctataattatatattatacttatatcatattctattttattaatattatcacATATCATTATTCTATGTTATTGTATTACTCTTCCCAAAACTGTACTAATTTATGTTCCTTCTAGCAGAGAATGAAAAATTCCATTTCCCTACAGCCTTACCATACAAAAgatgctttaaacattttttggaaaaaaactTCAAACCAGCAGAAAAGATGCTAGAATGTTATAATGACGTCTGTGTAAGCTTCACCTAGATTCACCAATTGTTAACACTTTGCtacatttgctttctttctctttctctcctccctcccctcttttccttcatatgtatttatattttgtcGCATATTTCCCCCTGAATCATTTGAAAGTAATTTGCAGCCAGTAGGAGCCATTCATCATAAGCATTCCCACATGTAACTCCCAAGAACAAAAATCTTTTCTTAAGTAGCCAAGATATAATTATCAAACTCCGGAAACTTAATAGATATAGAAAATTTCACCAATTTTCCCAATTAAGTTCTTCCTAGCAATTTTTTTCCTGACCCAGGACCCACGTTGCATGTAGTTGCCATCATGTCTCTTCAGTCTCTTTTAATCTAGAACAGTTCCTTGGACCTCCTTTCTTTTTCATGACATTGACCTAAGAGTACGGGTCAGTTATTTATTTCCTGCCCCTAATTTGGATGTGCCTGGTGGCTTACACAGGATTACATTgggttatgcatttttggcagGAATACATGACTGATGCAGTGTTCTCCTCAGTGAATCCCATCAAGTGTTTCTCAGGTTTTTAAAGTTTTGCCAATGTAATAGTAATTGGCTACCCTgacagtgagaaagagagaaagaaagaagttgagAGAGAGGGgcgttcagagagagagagtgctgtGGGAGCCACAGTGCCTTTTATGATCAGCCTCAGAAGGTGTGCATTGACACTTCTGCTTATTCTAGCCACTGGAATTGAGTCACTGAGTCCTGTCTgcacagaagaagagagaaattagGTTCCCCTTCTTGAAGGGAGGAGTGTCATGGAATTTgtgagcatattttaaaaattttttacttaaaaataattttttattctttgtttttcttttgaatttcagttttattgaggtataattgacatataaaattgtaagatatggAAAGTGTATATTGTGGTAATTTGATATACGTATACATTGTTAAAGGACACCCCCCCCTTCATCCATCATATTTCAATTACACAATAGAGTATTATCAACTATAATCACCATATTTTCCATTAGATCTTCAGGTCTTATTCAACTTACAGCTGAAAGTTTCTACCCCAattcccccatccccagcccctggtaaccaccattctactctgtttccatGAGTTTGACTTTAGGTTCCACATACAAGTGGGTATGTGTTTTAAACCACCACAATTATGGAAGATGAACATGTAAGCAAGCATGATTTCTAACCCAAAAGACAGGGGATTGGCCACACAACCTCCTCCAGGCAGATATACGGCCTATTTCTTAGACCTCAGTGACACTTGCTTTTAATAATAGACAATAGCCACAAGCTATTAATCTTATATGTTTTCCTGGAAAGGAAAGTTGTTGCAGACCCCATATGGGAATATTTTCAAGGGTCTCTCATAAGGATTGTTGTCAGGATTAACTGGGATAATAAATGTAGTGCCTGATCCCTAAGAAGTGCTCATTAAATGGTAGCTGTTAATATCCTGTCACCAAGCCGTATGACGCCACCCTCGGAGTCTCAGGCCTCTCCTCTTATCTGCTGCCCCACTTACCCTTGACTTGAACTACCACATAGGACCCTTGCTTCACTCCTTGTCTCTGTTTTCCTCTACATCTTCTTTGCTTTACAGAAGAGGTcggcttttcctttaaaatttaattatagctGATGTTTTATAGAAGCTCCATTTAATCGCTGAGCCAATCTACTGAGCGCCTGATACTCCTGAGACCGTGACACTCTGAGCCAATTTGACCAGGGCTGTGGGGGGTggttaaggagaaaataaggaggagagagaaatattatccAGCCATGAGGGAAGAATTTTAATTGCTCCGGTACAGTTTAATGCAGAATGGAGAGAGGGCAAGTACTGTTGAAAATAAGCTTCCCTCTCAGCTTTCAAAAGATACCCTCTTCTGGTTTGATGAAACACGGAGTCATCCCATCTTTGGCAACATTTTCATGGGTCACTGAGTTTGTAGTTCGTAGTCTAGTTCTTTGTCGAGCAATGACATCTGCTTGAGTATTCTAGCAATTGAATTGATGCCTTACAGAAAAGTTCTTTCCCAGAACGAACTTTTGTTGGAAATCCTGGGTGATCTGTTGTGTTCATGTCAGGGGTAACATAACTGCTCTGTGTGCATGCATTTCGACAATAAAATTCGTGAATGTTGAGTGCCAAGAGTCATTGCTGGTGTGTTTTTCTGTGGACAGCGCAGGCGCGGGAAGTTCCCTTAGTCAGAGGTAAAACAATGAGATAAAGCAATGCTGGGCCTTCAAGGAACCCGCACTCCTTTATCTCTAATCCTTTCCTCATGGCCACCTTCTTGACTGTTTTTCTAAGGAATGAGTGATTAATAGCTGCCAAACCCAAACTTTCCATTTTGGCTGGATTTCCCCATAGCCATGGCCGGTGACCCACTGGAAGGAGGGGCTACGGGGGGCGTAGGTGGCAGTGCCATGCGCGTGGCTTGGCCACAAAGGAAGGTGCCAAGCAGTGAGGTTGACAGCGTCTTCGCCTTCCCTGAGAGTCACTGGTGGAGCCCTCACTCGTCGCAGGAGGGGATGGGCTCCTTTTTGCAGGTGCCGTGCTTGGCTCGGTGCCGTTGCAGGTGATTGGACCTGGTGAAGGCCTGGCCGCAGTCCTCACACCGGTAGGGCCTCTCCCCGTTGTGCCCCCGGATGTGCTGGGCCAGCTCCGAGGCAATCCGGAAGGCCCTGCCGCACTGGGCACAGAGGAAGCCCTTCTCCCCGGAGTGGATCTGCTGGTGCCGCTTCAGGGTGGAGGAGCGGGCGAAGGCCTGGCCACACTGCGCGCAGGGAAAGGGCCTCTCGCCCGTGTGGATGCGCTGGTGGCGCACCAGGCGCGAGGGCTGCGCGAAGGCCACGCCGCAGTCCGCGCACTTGAAGGGCCTCTTGCCGCTGTGCAGCGTCTGGTGCTCCACCAGGTTGGAGGACTTGGTGAAGCTCTTGCCGCAGGTGGGGCAGCGGAAGGGCCGCTCGCCCGAGTGCACGCGCTGGTGCTCCACCATGCGGCTGGCCACGGCGAACTCCCGGTCGCAGGCCGAGCAGCGGAAGGGCTTCTGGCCCAGGTGCGCGCGCTGGTGGCGCAGCAGCGACAGCGGCTTGTTGAAGGTCTGGCCGCACTGGGCGCAGGGGAAGGGCTTGTCGTTGCTGTGCATGTTGCGCTGGTGTTTGCGCAGGTCGGAGGAGCGCACGAAGGCCTTCCCGCAGTCGGGGCACGGGTAGGGCTTCTCGCCCGTGTGGGTGCGGAGGTGCTTGCGGTGATCCGAGGACCAGGTGTAGGCTTTGCTGCAGAAGGGACAGCGGTAGGGCCGCTCGCCCGTGTGCAGGCGCCGGTGCTGCTGGAGGGTGCCCCGGTGGGAGTAGGCCTTGCCGCACAGCTCGCAAGTGTAGGGCTTGTCGCCTCGCATCTGCGCGCCCGGCGGGTCGGTGGGCTTCTGGAAGGCTCGGCTGCCCCGCAGGCCCTGGCAAGGAAGCGTCTCCTCCTGTCCGCCCGCGCCCGCCGGTCTCTGGCCCTGCTGGCCAGTCCTCGCTTTCGCCGGCCCTGCCACGGCCAAAGTGGCTGTGGTGGGCGACCCCTGGGATCCTGTGTGTGTCTCCTGCTTGGGGACACACGCGGGGGAGCAGTTGTCTGGGGACATGTCTACACCTCTTTGTGCACAGGAGTATCTTCCAGTCCCAGGAAAGTCTCCATCATCGCCTGCAGATAATGAGTCCCTAGGAGGCTGTTTCCGACTTGACAGCCTGTGTGAGAGGCCGCCGCCGAAGAGGGCGCTCTGAGCCACGCTTGCCCCGGGGGAGGCGTGGGTCTGGGTGGTCTTTGATTCATCTCTTCCTCCGCAGGACTTCCCACGTGAGGCCACCGGCTTTTCCCCCGCGACCCCAGCACCAGAGTCAGAGAATTTCTCGTCCTCCTCGCTGGGAGGCTGCCACCACGGCAAGTCGGCATTGTCCCGAGTCACTGGAGAGCTGCCCCTGGGACAGGCAGGGTGATGGGAGTCAGCTGTGCTCTCTTggtctcctgcctccccaccatCCTCATCTTCACTCTCTACGTT is a window encoding:
- the ZNF648 gene encoding zinc finger protein 648 — translated: MAEGDPQDRGGEGSPLCSLKEELHEPRKLSMNVESEDEDGGEAGDQESTADSHHPACPRGSSPVTRDNADLPWWQPPSEEDEKFSDSGAGVAGEKPVASRGKSCGGRDESKTTQTHASPGASVAQSALFGGGLSHRLSSRKQPPRDSLSAGDDGDFPGTGRYSCAQRGVDMSPDNCSPACVPKQETHTGSQGSPTTATLAVAGPAKARTGQQGQRPAGAGGQEETLPCQGLRGSRAFQKPTDPPGAQMRGDKPYTCELCGKAYSHRGTLQQHRRLHTGERPYRCPFCSKAYTWSSDHRKHLRTHTGEKPYPCPDCGKAFVRSSDLRKHQRNMHSNDKPFPCAQCGQTFNKPLSLLRHQRAHLGQKPFRCSACDREFAVASRMVEHQRVHSGERPFRCPTCGKSFTKSSNLVEHQTLHSGKRPFKCADCGVAFAQPSRLVRHQRIHTGERPFPCAQCGQAFARSSTLKRHQQIHSGEKGFLCAQCGRAFRIASELAQHIRGHNGERPYRCEDCGQAFTRSNHLQRHRAKHGTCKKEPIPSCDE